A stretch of DNA from Amphiprion ocellaris isolate individual 3 ecotype Okinawa chromosome 18, ASM2253959v1, whole genome shotgun sequence:
CCGTATCGGTGGAGGGTTGTTCCAGAGCGCCAGGGTTTGCAGCTCGGAGGCCTGTTCATCCATGATGCATGAAGAAAGCCAGTCAGGCGATGGCCCTCACCCTCCTGCAGTAGGCAGTGCACATCACAACAGTCAGAAGGTCACTGGTCGGCAGCCTCAGTCCTGTCCACATTCATAGCTGTAGATGTATGCTTCCATTTCTacactcttttttttaaggttttcagtttttcatataGATATAGTATATCTGTAATGTTAGCAAAGGATTTACCCAAGtctggcatttttttctttatgtctttaaaaaaaaaaaaaaaaaaagctttcattCTCGGGTGCTCATTAATCCATCCTTCGCTGGTTTGAAAATAGAATTTGGCCCTGATAGTTACAGGCAGAAAGAGTGCGGTGCTGTCAGGTGTCAAACCCACGTTTTTTTGGTGACCGTCAGACTAAACCaccaccccccacccctcctcacccctcctcaccccaccctcacccctcctcaccccacCCTCACCCCACCCTCACCCCAGAAACATTATCAGTCCTGCAAGATACAAAGTGGTTATAAATGTCAAACACTTCCCAACTGGCCgagtctcctcctccttcagttTGGACAggaataaataaacagcatgaCAAACAGTCTTTAAAATGCCAGACTGGAgcatccctccctccccctcctcaccccccgAGCCCCTCTACTCCCCCCCAGCATCCCCTCACCGGTCCAGGCCGATGAGCAGGCggctcctctcctcctccttctggcTCTCGTTCTTCAGGTCGGCGAACACCTGAGTGAAGTAGTGCGGGTCGGAGTTGATCTGGAGCATCTTGGCGCTCATCAGGTTGATGATGGACAGGCAGCGGTCCCAGAAGGTCTCCTTGGAGCTCTCCACCAGGAAGGGCTTGAGCGGGTAGGAGATCTCGTTGCCCATGTAGGAGTAGGACAGGTAGAGGCAGGTGAGCAGCACGGCCTGCAGCTCGTGCTCCGTGGCTACCTCGGAGGAGACCACGTCGCGGCACAGCATGTAGACGAAGACCACGTTGGCGGGCGTGATGAAGCCCTGGTCCTGCCAGCCCTGCAGCAGCAGGGAGCGGTCCACGCTACGCAGCCACAGCACCGGGTCGGTGGGGGACAGGTGCTTCAGCCGGTAGCAGCGCCGGCACAGGAACTCCCCGAGGCAACGCAGCAGCTCGCTGGTGGAGGCCTGGACGATCACCCTCTTAGGGGTCCCGGGGGCCACATTGGAGTTAGTCAGAGGGGCCTTTTTGACAGAAGATACCGTGTTGTTGGAGCTCTTGGTGAGAGCCGGGGTGCTCTGGTCCTGGGTGAAGGTGGAGAGGTTGGCGCAGGACTGGGACTTCTTCAGGTTCTCGTTGTTCAGGTGGGTGACGTTGTTCTGGTAGGTGCCGTTGGGCTGCACCTTCTTGGAGCCTTTCTTCTTGGCCGACACGGCGACGATCCGCTTCCAGGGCAGCACGTTGATGAGCGAGTGGCGCTTCAGGTTCTTGTCTTTGGCGTTCTTGCTGTTCTGGACGGCCGTGTAGTGGCCCACGGTGGCCGGTCCGTCCTCGAACAGGGCCGCCTTCCGGTAGCTGGGGGACAAAGACAGCACGGTTCCCATGGTGACGGTGGGGAGGCGTCAGAAGTGCGAGGAGGGGGGAGATCCTGAGGGGTCTCAAAGCCTCGATGCTGCAGGGAGCTGGGAGTCCCGGCTACAGGCTGCCGCTGGGCATCGACGGAGCTGGAGGAGATGGTCTCTGAGGGGGGAGGAGGATCAAATCCACGGAGATA
This window harbors:
- the cdk5r1b gene encoding cyclin-dependent kinase 5 activator 1b isoform X1, giving the protein MGTVLSLSPSYRKAALFEDGPATVGHYTAVQNSKNAKDKNLKRHSLINVLPWKRIVAVSAKKKGSKKVQPNGTYQNNVTHLNNENLKKSQSCANLSTFTQDQSTPALTKSSNNTVSSVKKAPLTNSNVAPGTPKRVIVQASTSELLRCLGEFLCRRCYRLKHLSPTDPVLWLRSVDRSLLLQGWQDQGFITPANVVFVYMLCRDVVSSEVATEHELQAVLLTCLYLSYSYMGNEISYPLKPFLVESSKETFWDRCLSIINLMSAKMLQINSDPHYFTQVFADLKNESQKEEERSRLLIGLDRRVRAIA
- the cdk5r1b gene encoding cyclin-dependent kinase 5 activator 1b isoform X2, whose protein sequence is MGTVLSLSPSYRKAALFEDGPATVGHYTAVQNSKNAKDKNLKRHSLINVLPWKRIVAVSAKKKGSKKVQPNGTYQNNVTHLNNENLKKSQSCANLSTFTQDQSTPALTKSSNNTVSSVKKAPLTNSNVAPGTPKRVIVQASTSELLRCLGEFLCRRCYRLKHLSPTDPVLWLRSVDRSLLLQGWQDQGFITPANVVFVYMLCRDVVSSEVATEHELQAVLLTCLYLSYSYMGNEISYPLKPFLVESSKETFWDRCLSIINLMSAKMLQINSDPHYFTQVFADLKNESQKEEERSRLLIGLDR